One window from the genome of Pseudoalteromonas sp. '520P1 No. 423' encodes:
- the fliM gene encoding flagellar motor switch protein FliM gives MSDLLSQDEIDALLHGVDEVEEDEEDAGSESGDGSTIQYDFSSQDRIVRGRMPTLEIVNERFARHMRISLFNMMRRTAEVSINGVQMIKFGEYIHTLFVPTSLNMVRFRPLKGTGLITMEARLVFILVDNFFGGDGRYHAKIEGREFTPTERRIVQMLLKIIFEDYKDAWAPVMDVSFEYLDSEVNPAMANIVSPTEVVVISSFHIELDGGGGDFHIALPYSMLEPIRELLDAGVQSDTEDTDLRWSKALRDEIMDVEVDLSTRMLEVDLSLSQIMELETGDVIPVDMPEHITVFIEDLPTYRAKMGRSRDNIAVQISEKIKRPESVKSELHVFTKGGKKLDSDAELSLLEDDLHLSEGVDLDW, from the coding sequence GTGAGCGATTTATTATCCCAAGACGAAATTGATGCGCTATTACATGGTGTTGATGAGGTCGAGGAAGACGAAGAAGATGCCGGCAGTGAATCCGGGGATGGGAGTACGATACAGTATGACTTTTCTTCTCAAGACCGAATTGTTCGTGGGCGAATGCCTACCCTGGAGATCGTAAATGAACGATTTGCACGTCATATGCGGATCAGTTTATTTAATATGATGCGTCGCACTGCGGAGGTATCAATTAATGGTGTACAAATGATCAAGTTTGGTGAATATATCCATACTTTATTTGTACCAACAAGCTTAAATATGGTGCGTTTTAGACCTTTAAAAGGGACTGGTTTAATTACCATGGAAGCACGTTTAGTATTTATTCTTGTTGATAACTTCTTTGGTGGTGATGGTCGATACCACGCCAAGATTGAAGGTCGAGAATTTACACCAACCGAACGTCGTATCGTTCAGATGCTACTTAAAATTATTTTTGAAGATTATAAAGACGCTTGGGCACCTGTTATGGATGTCTCGTTTGAGTACCTTGATTCAGAAGTTAACCCTGCAATGGCAAATATTGTAAGTCCAACTGAGGTTGTTGTTATTAGCTCTTTTCATATTGAGTTAGACGGTGGTGGTGGAGATTTTCATATTGCCTTACCTTATTCTATGCTTGAACCGATACGTGAATTACTTGATGCGGGTGTGCAATCTGATACTGAAGATACGGATTTACGCTGGAGTAAAGCGTTAAGAGATGAAATTATGGATGTTGAGGTTGACTTATCAACACGTATGCTTGAAGTTGATTTATCCTTATCTCAAATAATGGAACTTGAAACGGGAGATGTCATTCCTGTTGATATGCCTGAGCATATTACGGTATTTATAGAAGACTTACCGACATATCGCGCTAAAATGGGTCGCTCAAGAGATAATATTGCAGTTCAAATTAGTGAAAAAATAAAACGACCAGAGTCAGTTAAGTCTGAATTACATGTATTTACCAAAGGCGGTAAAAAGCTTGATTCAGATGCGGAGTTGTCATTGTTAGAAGATGATTTACATTTATCTGAAGGTGTTGATTTAGACTGGTAG
- the fliL gene encoding flagellar basal body-associated protein FliL, with protein MAEENDLEIETGGGKSKKMLFIIIAIVVLIAGGAGAFFIMSGDDAPETEETLAEESLETQSAAPSGETAEMGSALYVGMPRPFVFNVPGAGRDRLVQIKVQLLVRGDANEEAAKRHIPLIEGTLLSIFSTANADALSTSAGKADLRTKSLQEVQKSLSEIEGNKVVEKILFTGFVMQ; from the coding sequence ATGGCTGAAGAAAATGATTTAGAAATAGAAACGGGTGGTGGTAAAAGTAAAAAAATGCTTTTCATTATAATCGCTATCGTTGTTTTAATTGCTGGTGGCGCGGGTGCTTTTTTCATAATGTCTGGTGATGATGCGCCTGAAACAGAGGAAACATTAGCTGAAGAATCATTAGAAACACAAAGTGCAGCACCATCAGGTGAAACTGCAGAAATGGGGTCAGCACTGTATGTTGGCATGCCAAGACCTTTTGTTTTTAATGTACCTGGTGCTGGACGAGATCGTTTAGTGCAAATTAAAGTACAACTATTGGTTCGTGGTGATGCAAATGAAGAAGCAGCCAAAAGACATATTCCTTTAATTGAAGGCACATTATTAAGCATTTTTTCTACTGCTAATGCGGATGCATTAAGTACAAGTGCGGGAAAAGCTGATTTAAGAACAAAGTCTTTACAAGAAGTTCAAAAGTCACTAAGTGAAATTGAAGGCAATAAAGTAGTTGAAAAAATACTCTTTACTGGTTTTGTAATGCAATAA
- a CDS encoding flagellar hook-length control protein FliK: MVSIDTALPISNNSISKQSTANDIGSKQDGDDLFATMFSAHVTEEANALAISSTNNIDTVDEINGQSGKKLPNLSELDVFKLNEVNQLDKKNQKITDVNIEKNEKIPMFVDFTAENVESLNNSDDSFLSQIQASNKMSLKVSDEALINNAEIKSSKLTLELAIDISKISLKEPAVEATVTPIKNHLGLKDELGLKDDLGIKDELGIKENHISSYISKTDEKIGENKIVLNDSVINQLKHVLPELSVVQKSQLKQSLESALGELEKQKTSSDIEAEINKLSTILLQVDEFISKEGVKSEKVIPTQSLNGETDNQVKEAPLEFEPEVQAMAKAAPENNAVATPVIAPQVSTIKSDITHPGAKKIEQNFALGKDKNDNANLQNAYTSENNDLVAEEDSLVSIKSSAESSNTVKVTSPNSDTTAVAQINKSNVNSTFNDVIRQLEPQPITDVEFDPVSDLTNSITSTQTSTSLNQKLENDKLLQQPINIARSDAAKLLNERVTFMLSQHNPQADIRLDPPELGSMIIRIRTDAEQAQINFSVQNQEAKELLEDSMPKLREMLAEQGIDLGESNIDQQQQGQSEQESTKDNQKSGPLSSTENDEEIASVKVAGNKLGGVDFYA, translated from the coding sequence ATGGTAAGCATAGATACAGCACTTCCAATTTCAAATAATTCTATTTCAAAACAAAGTACTGCAAATGACATTGGCAGTAAGCAAGATGGTGACGATTTATTTGCAACTATGTTTAGTGCACATGTAACCGAAGAAGCTAATGCGCTTGCTATATCTTCAACTAACAATATCGACACTGTAGACGAAATTAATGGGCAAAGTGGCAAAAAATTGCCAAATTTATCAGAGTTGGATGTCTTCAAGCTTAATGAGGTCAATCAATTAGATAAAAAAAATCAAAAAATCACTGATGTAAATATAGAAAAAAATGAAAAAATTCCAATGTTCGTGGATTTTACAGCTGAAAATGTTGAATCGCTTAATAACTCAGATGATTCTTTTCTGTCGCAAATTCAAGCATCAAATAAAATGAGTTTAAAGGTGTCTGATGAAGCACTTATTAATAATGCAGAAATTAAAAGCTCTAAACTGACCTTAGAACTAGCAATTGATATATCTAAAATATCTCTCAAAGAGCCCGCAGTGGAAGCTACAGTTACTCCAATAAAAAATCATTTAGGTCTAAAAGATGAGTTAGGTTTAAAAGATGATTTAGGTATAAAAGATGAGTTAGGTATAAAAGAGAATCATATTTCAAGTTATATTTCAAAAACAGATGAGAAAATCGGTGAAAACAAGATAGTGCTTAATGACTCAGTGATAAATCAGTTAAAACATGTTCTTCCTGAACTTTCTGTAGTACAAAAATCACAATTAAAACAAAGTCTAGAGTCGGCTTTAGGTGAATTGGAAAAGCAAAAAACCTCAAGTGACATTGAGGCTGAAATAAATAAACTAAGTACTATTTTATTACAAGTTGATGAGTTTATCTCAAAGGAAGGCGTTAAATCTGAGAAAGTTATACCAACACAATCCTTAAATGGTGAGACTGATAATCAAGTAAAAGAAGCTCCTTTAGAGTTTGAACCTGAAGTTCAAGCAATGGCAAAGGCCGCACCTGAAAATAATGCTGTGGCTACTCCAGTGATAGCACCACAGGTAAGTACTATAAAAAGTGACATAACTCATCCTGGGGCTAAAAAAATAGAACAAAATTTTGCGTTAGGTAAAGATAAAAATGACAATGCAAACCTTCAAAATGCATATACATCAGAAAATAATGATTTAGTCGCTGAAGAAGATAGCTTAGTTAGTATTAAGTCTTCAGCTGAATCGAGCAATACAGTTAAAGTAACCAGCCCTAACAGCGACACTACAGCGGTAGCACAAATAAATAAATCAAATGTAAATTCAACTTTTAATGATGTGATCAGACAATTAGAGCCTCAGCCTATTACGGATGTAGAGTTTGACCCTGTGAGTGATTTAACTAATTCAATCACTTCAACCCAAACTAGCACATCATTAAATCAGAAATTAGAAAATGATAAATTATTACAGCAGCCAATTAACATAGCGCGCTCAGATGCTGCTAAATTGCTTAATGAACGTGTCACATTTATGTTAAGCCAACATAATCCCCAGGCAGATATTCGGTTAGACCCACCTGAATTAGGCAGTATGATAATTCGAATTCGTACGGATGCAGAACAAGCTCAAATTAATTTTTCTGTGCAAAACCAAGAGGCTAAAGAGTTATTAGAAGACTCAATGCCTAAATTAAGAGAAATGCTGGCTGAGCAAGGTATTGATTTAGGGGAGAGCAATATAGATCAACAGCAGCAAGGTCAAAGCGAGCAGGAAAGTACAAAGGATAATCAAAAATCAGGGCCATTAAGCAGTACTGAAAATGATGAAGAGATAGCGTCAGTGAAAGTTGCAGGAAATAAACTGGGCGGAGTTGATTTTTATGCTTAA
- the fliJ gene encoding flagellar export protein FliJ: MALKQLKLVLKVTSDKEEKLRLEYIKSQQYLNDSQEKLNGLSEFKFDYMKQLQAKGESGLTGANYSHYQSFIAKIENAMDQQIQVINTAKQVVAQRKEIWLEQQSKAKAIEKLIEKKNAQLFHKLNKAEQVSLDEFTTNQFIQRQNRL; encoded by the coding sequence ATGGCATTAAAACAACTCAAATTAGTTTTAAAAGTAACTTCTGATAAAGAAGAGAAGTTACGCTTAGAATATATTAAGTCACAACAATACTTGAATGATAGTCAAGAGAAGTTAAACGGTTTATCTGAGTTTAAATTTGACTATATGAAACAATTACAAGCCAAGGGGGAATCTGGATTAACGGGTGCAAACTATAGTCATTATCAATCATTTATAGCTAAAATTGAGAATGCTATGGATCAACAAATTCAAGTTATTAATACGGCAAAACAAGTTGTTGCACAAAGAAAAGAAATTTGGCTAGAACAACAAAGCAAAGCTAAAGCAATTGAAAAATTAATAGAGAAAAAGAATGCTCAGCTATTTCATAAATTAAATAAAGCTGAACAAGTGAGTTTAGATGAATTTACTACCAACCAATTTATACAACGCCAAAACCGATTATAA
- the fliI gene encoding flagellar protein export ATPase FliI — translation MQSIDLAEKLATYKKNIQKVPPAIAGSLTRVVGLTLQAQGVKAPIGSHCQIETLHGLVDAEVIGFNGDTLYLMPNDTISGMLPGARVIPQVKDQGLPVGMGLLGRVVDGLGRPLDGLGPVVSEKKLKFAQNQINPLSRRSITQPMDVGVRAINSVITVGQGQRMGLFAGSGVGKSVLLGMMTRGSTADVTVVGLVGERGREVKEFIEEILGEEGRKRSVVVAAPADSSPLMRLKGCETAVTIAEYFRDQGLNVLLLLDSVTRYAMAQREIALAVGEPPATKGYPPSVFAKLPALVERAGNGGEGQGSITAFFTVLSEGDDMQDPIADAARAILDGHIVLSRELADSGHYPAIDIEKSISRVMPQVVSQAHMQQARVIKQVYSMYQQNKDMITLGAYQKGTDQVLDKAISMIPTVNQFLQQGMTDVIPYDEGLQGLAQLLGQA, via the coding sequence ATGCAGTCTATTGACTTGGCAGAGAAGTTAGCAACTTATAAAAAGAATATTCAAAAAGTGCCACCCGCTATTGCAGGCAGCTTAACACGAGTTGTTGGCCTAACTCTTCAAGCACAAGGTGTAAAAGCACCAATAGGCAGTCATTGCCAAATAGAAACGCTTCATGGTTTAGTTGATGCAGAAGTGATAGGTTTTAATGGCGATACTTTATATTTAATGCCAAATGATACCATTTCGGGCATGTTACCTGGCGCAAGAGTGATCCCCCAAGTAAAAGATCAAGGCCTGCCTGTTGGCATGGGCCTATTAGGGCGAGTTGTTGATGGTTTAGGCAGGCCATTGGATGGTTTAGGTCCAGTGGTCAGTGAAAAAAAATTAAAATTTGCTCAAAACCAAATTAACCCTTTATCAAGACGATCTATTACACAGCCTATGGATGTTGGCGTTCGTGCAATAAACTCAGTCATTACTGTAGGTCAAGGTCAAAGAATGGGTTTGTTTGCCGGTAGTGGTGTGGGTAAATCTGTATTGCTGGGCATGATGACGCGAGGGTCTACCGCAGATGTCACTGTTGTGGGGCTAGTGGGTGAACGTGGTAGAGAAGTAAAAGAATTTATTGAAGAGATTTTAGGTGAAGAAGGGAGAAAACGCTCCGTTGTTGTTGCAGCTCCTGCAGATTCTTCACCATTAATGCGACTTAAAGGCTGTGAAACCGCAGTAACGATAGCTGAGTACTTTAGAGATCAAGGTTTAAATGTTTTGCTGTTACTTGATTCTGTGACGCGATATGCAATGGCGCAAAGAGAAATAGCTTTAGCGGTTGGTGAGCCGCCAGCTACAAAAGGCTATCCACCTTCTGTTTTTGCAAAACTACCTGCTTTGGTTGAGCGAGCTGGTAACGGTGGCGAAGGACAAGGCTCTATAACTGCATTTTTTACCGTATTATCGGAAGGCGATGATATGCAAGACCCGATTGCTGATGCTGCAAGAGCAATATTAGATGGTCATATTGTATTATCAAGAGAGCTGGCTGATAGTGGCCATTACCCTGCAATTGATATTGAAAAATCGATTAGTCGTGTAATGCCACAGGTTGTATCTCAAGCGCATATGCAACAAGCACGAGTCATAAAGCAAGTTTATTCAATGTATCAACAAAATAAAGATATGATCACCCTAGGCGCTTATCAAAAAGGAACTGATCAGGTATTAGATAAAGCGATTTCAATGATCCCAACTGTAAATCAATTTCTTCAACAGGGTATGACAGATGTCATTCCATATGATGAAGGGCTGCAAGGTTTAGCACAGCTGCTAGGTCAGGCTTAA
- the fliH gene encoding flagellar assembly protein FliH — protein sequence MKLGKYRNGHPIQSEEAVRELLKNWSAPEVSDESKEQDFTGRSTAIGTSLEDLYNPPVKQTEGIEIEEEEQVVAPMTLQELEDIRQAAYDEGFNQGKEEGYPVGLEEGKTKGIQSGFEEGLTQGKEQGIELAQPIVDEKLEQLDTLFNALNTPLRHYDEAAEMQLIALTTMLAEAVIYTEVKTNPKAILSTLKQCMDALPLMQQQCEIQLHPDDFTNIVSSYGQDEIDKRGWRLKSEPSLESGGCIVNANNSSIDFSLQSRISDTLNSFLHASGIDKTSED from the coding sequence ATGAAGTTAGGTAAATATCGTAATGGTCACCCTATTCAATCTGAAGAGGCTGTCAGAGAGCTATTAAAAAACTGGTCAGCCCCAGAAGTGAGTGATGAAAGTAAAGAACAAGACTTTACTGGTCGCTCAACTGCTATAGGTACGTCATTAGAAGATTTGTATAATCCGCCTGTAAAACAGACAGAAGGAATTGAAATTGAGGAAGAAGAGCAAGTTGTAGCACCTATGACTTTGCAAGAGTTGGAAGATATTCGTCAAGCGGCATATGACGAAGGCTTTAACCAAGGTAAAGAGGAAGGTTATCCGGTTGGTCTTGAAGAAGGAAAAACAAAAGGAATACAATCGGGATTTGAAGAAGGCTTAACTCAAGGTAAAGAGCAGGGGATTGAACTCGCTCAACCTATAGTTGATGAAAAACTAGAGCAACTAGACACTTTATTTAATGCTTTAAATACACCTTTAAGACACTACGATGAAGCCGCAGAAATGCAGTTAATCGCATTAACAACTATGTTAGCTGAAGCGGTTATTTATACCGAAGTAAAAACAAATCCAAAAGCCATATTATCGACCTTAAAACAATGCATGGATGCGTTACCTTTAATGCAACAGCAATGTGAAATACAGCTTCATCCTGATGACTTTACAAATATAGTTTCTAGTTATGGTCAAGATGAGATAGATAAAAGAGGTTGGCGATTAAAATCGGAACCAAGTTTAGAGTCAGGGGGCTGTATTGTTAACGCCAATAACTCATCAATAGACTTTAGTTTACAAAGTCGCATATCTGATACATTAAATAGCTTTTTACATGCTTCAGGCATAGATAAAACATCTGAAGACTAG
- the fliG gene encoding flagellar motor switch protein FliG, whose protein sequence is MTDEETQEATGSFDVDKLDGVEKASILLLSLSEEDAAQILKNLEPKQVQKVGMAMAGLADLSQDKITAVHKLFIDQIQSFSNIGFQSEDFIKKALTAALGEEKAANIIDQIIMGSGAKGLDSLKWMDSKQVANIIRNEHPQIQTIVLSYLDPEQSAEIVAQFPEKVRLDLTMRIANLEEVQPAALQELNEIMEKQFAGQAGAQAAKMGGLKAAADIMNYLDTNIEGQLMDSIREHDEDMSQQIQDLMFVFDNLIDVDDRGIQAILREVQQDVLMKAIKGADEGLKDNILKNMSKRAAEMLADDLEAMGPVRISEVEAAQKEILAVSRRLADAGEIMLGGGGGEEFL, encoded by the coding sequence ATGACTGATGAAGAAACACAAGAAGCAACAGGTAGTTTTGATGTTGATAAATTAGACGGTGTAGAGAAAGCGTCAATTTTATTACTAAGCTTGTCTGAAGAAGATGCAGCACAAATTTTAAAAAACTTAGAGCCAAAGCAGGTTCAAAAAGTGGGCATGGCAATGGCTGGATTAGCAGACTTAAGCCAAGATAAAATCACTGCTGTGCATAAACTTTTTATCGATCAGATCCAAAGCTTCAGTAATATTGGTTTCCAATCTGAAGATTTCATCAAAAAAGCACTAACAGCAGCACTAGGTGAAGAAAAAGCAGCAAATATTATTGACCAAATTATAATGGGTTCAGGCGCAAAGGGCCTAGATTCACTAAAATGGATGGACTCTAAGCAAGTTGCTAATATTATTAGAAATGAGCATCCTCAAATACAAACAATTGTATTGTCATACTTAGACCCTGAACAATCAGCTGAAATTGTTGCGCAATTCCCAGAGAAAGTACGTTTAGACTTAACAATGCGTATTGCTAACTTAGAAGAAGTTCAACCTGCTGCATTACAAGAACTAAATGAAATAATGGAAAAACAATTTGCAGGACAAGCAGGCGCACAAGCAGCTAAAATGGGCGGATTAAAAGCAGCCGCTGACATCATGAATTACCTTGATACAAATATTGAGGGTCAACTGATGGATTCAATCCGTGAGCATGATGAAGATATGTCACAGCAGATTCAAGACTTGATGTTTGTATTTGATAACTTAATTGATGTAGATGATCGTGGCATTCAAGCTATTTTACGTGAGGTGCAACAAGATGTACTAATGAAAGCAATTAAAGGTGCTGACGAAGGTCTTAAAGATAATATACTTAAAAATATGTCAAAACGTGCAGCAGAAATGCTTGCCGATGACTTAGAAGCGATGGGCCCTGTTCGTATAAGTGAAGTAGAAGCAGCTCAAAAAGAAATCTTAGCCGTATCTAGAAGATTAGCTGATGCGGGCGAAATAATGCTCGGCGGCGGCGGCGGCGAAGAATTCTTATAA
- the fliF gene encoding flagellar basal-body MS-ring/collar protein FliF has translation MNQANQSTDLSIPDAGGTLDAGGVSDSGQEQKSGFLSALSGVDVLRQVTLIIALTICLAIAVFIIIWARQPDMRPLGKMPTNELIQTLDFLDAQKIDYKLDGNIVLVPETDYQTIKLLMQREGLEQEPNSGTDILMQDMGFGVSQRLERERLKHGREQQLARTIEELKNINRAKVLLAIPKENVFARLEKKPSATVVLTLKRGRILRGEEVDAIVDIIASAVQGLEPSRVTVTDQNGRLLNSGSQNSLSARSRKEYDIELKREQAYLEKIDTILIPVVGLGSYTAQVDLMMDFSAVEETQKRFNPDLPAIRSEMTIEENNIGGLAVGIPGALSNQPPVKSNIPEKATDGNASTSAPSRNHKEATRNYELDTTISHKRQQTGVIRRISVAVAIDYKLATNAEGATSQVPRTQQELANIRRLLQGGVGFNMQRGDVLEVVTVPFVKAATSEIVELPIWEQPWFIKVIRLALGAIVIIVLILAVVRPMLKKLINPDDTLEEYDEDSLSSGVDLGDSTIDMLSQEFDESAVGFAPDGTLQLPDLHGDEDLLKAVRALVANEPELSSQVVKAWLTEDD, from the coding sequence TTGAACCAAGCTAACCAGAGTACAGATCTCTCAATCCCAGATGCTGGCGGCACATTAGATGCTGGCGGTGTGTCAGATTCGGGACAAGAGCAAAAATCAGGGTTTTTAAGTGCCCTCAGTGGAGTTGATGTTTTACGTCAAGTCACATTAATTATTGCTCTGACTATCTGTTTAGCGATTGCGGTATTTATTATTATTTGGGCGCGCCAGCCAGATATGCGTCCACTAGGAAAAATGCCTACCAATGAGTTAATTCAAACATTAGATTTCTTAGATGCGCAAAAAATTGATTATAAACTTGATGGCAATATCGTTTTAGTACCAGAAACAGATTACCAAACGATTAAACTTTTAATGCAAAGAGAAGGGTTAGAGCAAGAGCCCAACTCTGGCACCGATATTTTAATGCAAGATATGGGTTTTGGTGTAAGCCAAAGATTAGAGCGTGAGCGCTTAAAACACGGTAGAGAGCAACAATTAGCACGTACAATAGAAGAATTAAAAAATATAAATCGCGCTAAGGTATTGCTAGCAATTCCAAAAGAAAATGTATTTGCAAGGTTAGAGAAAAAACCTTCCGCAACGGTTGTATTAACTTTAAAGCGAGGACGTATATTACGTGGCGAAGAAGTTGATGCAATCGTTGATATTATCGCATCTGCAGTACAAGGCTTAGAGCCATCTAGAGTAACAGTAACAGATCAAAATGGACGATTATTAAACTCGGGTTCTCAAAACTCGTTATCGGCACGTTCTCGTAAAGAATATGATATAGAACTGAAACGTGAACAAGCTTACTTAGAAAAAATAGACACTATTCTTATTCCTGTTGTTGGTTTAGGTAGTTATACCGCACAAGTTGATTTAATGATGGACTTTAGTGCTGTAGAAGAAACGCAAAAGCGCTTTAATCCAGATTTACCAGCCATTCGTAGTGAAATGACCATAGAAGAAAATAATATAGGTGGTTTAGCTGTAGGTATTCCAGGTGCTTTGTCTAATCAGCCGCCTGTAAAATCTAATATTCCAGAAAAAGCGACTGATGGTAATGCTTCAACAAGTGCGCCAAGTCGTAATCATAAAGAAGCAACACGTAATTACGAATTAGATACAACCATATCTCATAAAAGACAACAAACCGGAGTAATACGTAGAATTAGTGTTGCTGTAGCAATTGATTATAAGTTAGCAACAAATGCTGAAGGTGCCACATCTCAAGTGCCTCGTACCCAGCAAGAGTTAGCAAATATTCGCCGATTATTGCAAGGTGGCGTTGGCTTTAATATGCAACGAGGTGATGTACTTGAAGTTGTTACTGTGCCATTTGTAAAAGCAGCAACATCTGAAATAGTAGAGTTACCTATATGGGAACAACCATGGTTTATTAAGGTTATTCGCTTAGCGCTAGGTGCAATTGTCATTATTGTATTGATTTTAGCTGTTGTACGTCCAATGTTGAAGAAACTGATTAACCCAGATGATACACTTGAAGAATATGATGAAGACTCGTTAAGCTCTGGTGTAGATTTAGGCGATAGTACTATTGACATGTTGTCTCAAGAATTTGATGAATCAGCTGTCGGCTTTGCACCAGATGGAACTTTACAGTTACCAGATTTACATGGTGATGAAGACTTATTAAAAGCAGTTAGAGCACTGGTTGCAAATGAACCTGAATTATCCTCTCAAGTAGTGAAAGCGTGGTTGACCGAAGATGACTGA
- the fliE gene encoding flagellar hook-basal body complex protein FliE, which produces MKIPANSIFQEMQSMAVEAGTKTQNRLPVQGTSSAEFGDLLKSAIDNVAGLQADAKDKVTAVEMGDRRVSLAEAMIASQKSSVAFEATVQVRNKLVEAYKDIMNMPV; this is translated from the coding sequence ATGAAAATACCAGCAAATTCGATATTCCAAGAAATGCAATCTATGGCTGTTGAAGCCGGGACTAAAACACAAAATAGATTACCAGTTCAAGGCACTTCTAGTGCAGAGTTTGGTGACTTATTAAAAAGTGCCATAGACAATGTTGCAGGCTTACAAGCAGACGCTAAAGATAAAGTGACAGCTGTTGAAATGGGTGATAGACGCGTATCACTTGCTGAAGCTATGATTGCATCACAAAAGTCGTCAGTGGCATTTGAGGCAACTGTTCAAGTTCGTAATAAACTCGTTGAAGCTTACAAAGATATAATGAATATGCCTGTTTAG
- a CDS encoding sigma-54 dependent transcriptional regulator, which translates to MSDNKILVVEDDAGLREALIDTLQLAGIDCIEADSAEQAIMLLKKEKVSLVVSDVQMGGLSGIDLLKSIKLNQPDLPVLMMTAYATIDDAVEAMRLGAIDYMAKPFAPQVLLNMVSRYLPEKEKETDGPIVADKQSLALLDLAQKVAKSQASVMVLGPSGSGKEVLARYIHDHSDRAESPFIAINCAAIPENMLEATLFGYEKGAFTGAIAACPGKFEQAQKGTILLDEITEMDLSLQAKLLRVLQEREVERLGSRKTIKLDVRVLATSNRDLKIAVAEGKFREDLYYRLNVFPLQWLPLKDRPDDILPLAEHLIARHCERAEQIKPNLTDAAKHKLYQHSWPGNVRELDNVIQRALILQSSDVIDENEVFLELVQPTITENQVIEEAVTEVTVATVQNMAPTFSEPSFKDELKDQENKIILETLESCQGRRKDVAEKLGISPRTLRYKLAKMRDLGIQVPA; encoded by the coding sequence ATGAGCGACAATAAAATATTAGTAGTTGAAGATGACGCGGGTTTACGCGAAGCACTCATTGATACCTTACAGTTGGCTGGTATAGATTGCATCGAGGCAGACAGTGCAGAACAAGCAATCATGTTACTTAAAAAAGAAAAAGTATCTTTGGTTGTCAGTGATGTGCAGATGGGTGGTCTTTCAGGGATCGATTTACTTAAAAGCATAAAGCTAAATCAACCAGATTTACCCGTTCTTATGATGACTGCTTATGCAACAATCGATGATGCTGTTGAAGCCATGCGTTTAGGTGCTATCGATTACATGGCAAAACCTTTTGCGCCTCAAGTACTGCTTAATATGGTAAGTCGCTATTTACCTGAAAAAGAAAAAGAAACAGATGGCCCAATAGTAGCCGACAAACAAAGCTTAGCATTATTAGATTTAGCTCAAAAAGTGGCTAAATCTCAAGCGAGTGTGATGGTATTAGGACCTAGTGGCTCTGGTAAAGAAGTATTAGCAAGATATATTCATGATCATTCTGATCGTGCTGAATCTCCTTTTATCGCCATCAACTGTGCTGCAATTCCAGAAAATATGCTAGAAGCGACTTTATTTGGTTATGAAAAAGGAGCGTTCACAGGTGCAATAGCTGCTTGTCCTGGTAAGTTTGAACAAGCACAAAAAGGCACTATATTACTTGATGAAATCACGGAAATGGATTTGAGCTTACAAGCTAAATTATTACGTGTATTGCAAGAGCGCGAAGTTGAAAGATTAGGTAGCCGAAAAACAATTAAACTTGATGTCAGAGTATTGGCGACCAGTAATAGAGATTTAAAAATAGCAGTTGCTGAAGGTAAGTTTAGAGAAGATTTATACTATCGTTTAAATGTATTTCCTTTACAGTGGTTACCACTTAAAGACAGACCCGATGATATATTGCCTCTGGCGGAACATTTAATTGCGAGACATTGTGAAAGAGCGGAACAAATAAAGCCTAATTTAACTGATGCAGCTAAACATAAGCTATATCAACACTCATGGCCAGGTAATGTGAGGGAGCTCGATAATGTTATTCAGCGTGCTTTAATTCTACAATCAAGTGATGTAATCGATGAGAATGAAGTATTTTTAGAGCTGGTACAGCCGACTATTACTGAAAACCAAGTAATAGAAGAAGCTGTAACTGAAGTAACGGTCGCTACTGTGCAAAATATGGCGCCAACTTTTAGTGAACCTAGCTTTAAAGATGAATTAAAAGATCAAGAAAATAAGATTATATTGGAAACTTTAGAGTCTTGTCAGGGTCGTCGTAAAGATGTGGCTGAAAAGCTAGGTATTAGCCCCAGAACTCTACGTTATAAATTAGCAAAAATGAGAGACTTAGGTATTCAAGTACCCGCATAA